The following are encoded in a window of Kitasatospora fiedleri genomic DNA:
- a CDS encoding DinB family protein, which produces MSEPTTSPQNFSPAWSETAGRADPPLVGDEREILLAYLEFHRETFALKCAGVPAERLSEFLVPPSGLTLHGLVRHLAGVEQWWLQIQFAGDESRPLVYYSDDDPDQDFEHLDGDFEQALATWRAQVEVSRRIVADAPSLDATGTHKATGQPVSLRRVLVHLLAEYARHNGHADLLRERIDGATGY; this is translated from the coding sequence ATGAGTGAACCCACCACCTCGCCGCAGAACTTCTCCCCCGCCTGGTCCGAGACCGCGGGCCGGGCCGATCCGCCGCTGGTCGGCGACGAGCGGGAGATCCTGCTCGCCTACCTGGAGTTCCACCGCGAGACCTTCGCGCTCAAGTGCGCAGGCGTGCCGGCCGAGCGGCTGTCCGAGTTCCTGGTGCCGCCGTCCGGGCTGACGCTGCACGGGCTGGTGCGGCACCTGGCCGGGGTCGAGCAGTGGTGGTTGCAGATCCAGTTCGCCGGGGACGAGTCCCGCCCGCTGGTGTACTACTCGGACGACGACCCGGACCAGGACTTCGAGCACCTCGACGGGGACTTCGAGCAGGCCCTCGCCACCTGGCGCGCCCAGGTGGAGGTCTCCCGCCGGATCGTCGCCGACGCCCCCTCGCTGGACGCCACCGGCACCCACAAGGCGACCGGGCAGCCGGTCTCGCTGCGCCGCGTCCTGGTGCACCTGCTGGCCGAGTACGCCCGCCACAACGGGCACGCGGACCTGCTGCGCGAGCGGATCGACGGCGCCACCGGGTACTGA
- a CDS encoding FG-GAP repeat domain-containing protein, protein MPSLPSRPSGPRRSTAAAAALGVLLAVGGLSRPAAAATADLPVPEVRSTSPSTACAGGTVLGDTSVTFSARVDDPEAGFLGYEFKVTEAGHDGTVVARNDPAQLTVAAGQDARYVLAREVLSAAADGRITTFVWKVRTAGAGHHSDWATCRFTFDPTRQGAPVVSPPADAVIGRPVTLTVAPPADGTVPAGYRFQLNSDPWTDVPADAAGRASFTFTAPQEVNRLTVTSLSPGGNQGGAVEVDFVAAAPPPDLITGDLNGDGKPDLVTVGGRSGLASGIWSAPGRGDGHLGAASNIGVHGTGFETEPTPGDFDGAVVLTGRFTGGSFQDVLAYWPSGPRAGLALVLAGDGNGGPLPGGGAHTSLTDWDGGNSPTQVVEAGNVSGLDRGTSDLLGIAPDGSGGTALTLYPAGWSPGAFGLPVRSPPRPPTATRTGTTGRSPPPSSRRPAAPPPRSSCGRSPPATSSCGRTSPSIPAPTSSDTRRSRSPPGGTPAPTSPCRPPTSTRTAPPTSGRWTARAVSPRTW, encoded by the coding sequence GTGCCTTCCCTCCCGTCCCGTCCTTCCGGTCCGCGCCGTTCCACCGCGGCCGCGGCCGCCCTCGGCGTGCTGCTGGCCGTCGGCGGGTTGAGCCGGCCCGCCGCCGCGGCCACCGCCGACCTGCCCGTGCCCGAGGTCCGGTCCACCTCGCCGAGCACCGCCTGCGCGGGCGGCACGGTGCTGGGCGACACGTCGGTGACGTTCTCCGCCCGGGTGGACGATCCGGAGGCCGGTTTCCTGGGCTACGAGTTCAAGGTCACCGAGGCCGGTCACGACGGGACGGTCGTCGCCCGGAACGACCCGGCGCAGTTGACCGTCGCGGCCGGTCAGGACGCCCGCTACGTCCTCGCCCGCGAGGTGCTGTCCGCCGCCGCCGACGGCAGGATCACCACCTTCGTGTGGAAGGTCCGCACGGCCGGTGCCGGGCACCACAGCGACTGGGCCACCTGCCGGTTCACCTTCGACCCGACCCGCCAGGGCGCGCCGGTCGTCTCCCCGCCGGCCGACGCCGTGATCGGCAGGCCCGTCACACTCACCGTCGCACCGCCCGCCGACGGCACCGTGCCCGCGGGCTACCGCTTCCAGCTGAACAGCGACCCGTGGACGGACGTGCCCGCCGATGCCGCGGGCCGGGCCTCGTTCACGTTCACCGCTCCGCAGGAGGTGAACAGGCTCACCGTCACCAGCCTCTCGCCGGGCGGGAACCAGGGCGGGGCCGTCGAGGTCGACTTCGTGGCCGCCGCCCCGCCGCCGGACCTGATCACCGGTGACCTGAACGGCGACGGGAAGCCCGACCTGGTCACCGTCGGCGGCCGCTCCGGCCTCGCCTCCGGCATCTGGTCCGCCCCGGGCCGCGGCGACGGACACCTCGGGGCCGCGAGCAACATCGGCGTCCACGGGACGGGCTTCGAGACCGAGCCGACGCCCGGCGACTTCGACGGTGCGGTCGTCCTCACCGGGCGGTTCACCGGCGGCTCCTTCCAGGACGTCCTGGCCTACTGGCCCTCCGGCCCGCGCGCGGGCCTGGCCCTGGTGCTGGCCGGCGACGGCAACGGCGGTCCGCTCCCCGGCGGCGGCGCGCACACCTCCCTCACCGACTGGGACGGCGGCAACTCCCCGACCCAGGTCGTCGAGGCCGGGAACGTCTCCGGGCTCGACCGCGGCACCAGCGACCTGCTCGGCATCGCCCCGGACGGCTCCGGCGGCACGGCCCTCACCCTCTACCCGGCCGGCTGGTCTCCCGGCGCGTTCGGCCTCCCCGTCCGCTCACCGCCGCGACCCCCGACGGCGACCAGAACTGGAACGACTGGACGATCGCCTCCACCGAGCTCCCGGCGCCCGGCGGCACCACCACCGCGCTCTTCCTGTGGAAGAAGTCCACCGGCGACCTCGTCCTGTGGAAGGACCTCGCCGTCGATCCCGGCACCCACGTCCTCGGACACCAGGCGTTCCAGGTCGCCACCGGGTGGAACACCGGCGCCGACCTCACCCTGCAGGCCGCCGACATCGACACGGACGGCACCCCCGACCTCTGGACGCTGGACGGCTCGGGCGGTGTCACCGCGAACCTGGTGA
- a CDS encoding MDR family NADP-dependent oxidoreductase, with protein MSVPATVREVRLARLPQGRPVAADLVVVETPAPEPGAGRVLLRNRWFVLFPGLATLLGDTPPGTPFPGIGPGETLFGPAVGEVVEAPAGSGLRPGDLVAHVQGWREYAVADPAALTPLGGHLPDPAAHLSPGAVGYGALTRTAPVRPGDTVLVTGAAGAVGTLAGQTARLLGAGTVLGTTGSPAKAERLRELGYDAVLVDARTPGPERAERFARQLAEAAPDGIDLLLDTVGGHQAEAALAAARPGARAALIGVLSHQLDGTPGSSAPLRLDAFPLILKGVRLAGYANDGHAAAEAEWLPRFGEWLRTGAITFPHTRITGLDRAPQAFQEMIEGRYFGAVLVELG; from the coding sequence ATGAGTGTGCCCGCAACCGTCCGGGAGGTCCGGCTGGCCCGTCTCCCGCAGGGCCGTCCGGTCGCCGCCGACCTGGTCGTGGTGGAGACGCCCGCGCCGGAGCCCGGAGCGGGCCGGGTGCTGCTGCGCAACCGGTGGTTCGTGCTCTTCCCCGGCCTGGCGACGCTGCTCGGCGACACCCCGCCGGGGACGCCGTTCCCCGGGATCGGACCGGGGGAGACGCTGTTCGGACCGGCCGTCGGGGAGGTGGTCGAAGCCCCGGCGGGCAGCGGGCTGCGGCCCGGCGACCTGGTCGCGCACGTGCAGGGCTGGCGGGAGTACGCGGTGGCGGACCCGGCGGCGCTCACCCCGCTGGGCGGTCACCTGCCGGACCCGGCGGCCCACCTGTCGCCCGGCGCGGTCGGGTACGGGGCGCTGACCCGGACCGCACCCGTCCGCCCCGGCGACACCGTGCTGGTCACCGGCGCGGCCGGCGCCGTCGGCACGCTGGCCGGCCAGACCGCCCGCCTGCTCGGCGCGGGGACCGTCCTGGGGACCACCGGCTCCCCGGCCAAGGCCGAGCGGCTGCGCGAACTCGGCTACGACGCCGTGCTCGTGGACGCACGCACGCCCGGCCCGGAGCGGGCCGAACGCTTCGCCCGGCAACTCGCCGAGGCCGCCCCCGACGGCATCGACCTCCTGCTCGACACCGTCGGCGGCCACCAGGCCGAGGCCGCCCTCGCCGCCGCCCGCCCCGGAGCCCGCGCCGCCCTGATCGGCGTCCTCTCCCACCAGCTCGACGGCACCCCCGGGAGCAGCGCCCCGCTGCGCCTGGACGCCTTCCCGCTCATCCTCAAGGGCGTCCGGTTGGCTGGTTACGCGAACGACGGACACGCCGCCGCGGAAGCCGAGTGGCTGCCCCGCTTCGGCGAGTGGCTGCGCACCGGCGCCATCACCTTCCCGCACACCCGGATCACCGGCCTGGACCGGGCCCCGCAGGCGTTCCAGGAGATGATCGAGGGCCGGTACTTCGGCGCGGTCCTGGTGGAACTGGGGTAG
- a CDS encoding isopenicillin N synthase family dioxygenase, with protein sequence MTQQHPTSLPVIDLSLADGSPADRERLHRDLRAAATGVGFFQLTGHGVTPAETAALTSAMRAFFALPEADRLAVSNLNSPHFRGYTRTGDERTGGRRDWRDQLDIGPELPPHVPAPGEPAYWWLEGPNQWPAALPELRTAALHWIDRLDGVARRLLHALLASIGARPDFYDDAFAPHPHLRLKLVRYPGSAPDGPPQGVGTHKDYGFITLLLQDTVGGLQVERPDGTFLDVPPLDGAFVVNLGELLEVATDGYLKATSHRVVSPPGARERFSVPFFYNPRLDAHITPLDFPHAHHAPGVTQDPSNPLHAEFGVNELKGYSRAHPEVTRRHHAELLPLG encoded by the coding sequence ATGACGCAGCAGCACCCCACCTCCCTCCCCGTCATCGACCTCTCGCTCGCCGACGGCTCCCCCGCCGACCGGGAGCGCCTGCACCGCGACCTGCGCGCGGCGGCGACCGGTGTCGGCTTCTTCCAGCTCACCGGGCACGGCGTCACCCCCGCCGAGACCGCCGCGCTGACCTCCGCGATGCGGGCCTTCTTCGCCCTGCCCGAGGCCGACCGGCTGGCGGTCAGCAACCTGAACTCGCCGCACTTCCGCGGCTACACCCGCACCGGCGACGAGCGCACCGGCGGCCGCCGCGACTGGCGCGACCAGCTGGACATCGGCCCCGAGCTGCCGCCGCACGTCCCGGCCCCGGGCGAGCCCGCGTACTGGTGGCTGGAGGGCCCCAACCAGTGGCCCGCCGCGCTGCCGGAGCTGCGCACCGCCGCCCTGCACTGGATCGACCGCCTCGACGGCGTCGCCCGCCGGCTGCTGCACGCCCTGCTCGCCTCGATCGGCGCCCGCCCCGACTTCTACGACGACGCCTTCGCCCCGCACCCGCACCTGCGGCTCAAGCTGGTCCGCTACCCGGGCAGCGCCCCAGACGGCCCGCCGCAGGGCGTCGGCACCCACAAGGACTACGGCTTCATCACCCTGCTCCTCCAGGACACCGTCGGCGGCCTCCAGGTCGAGCGCCCCGACGGCACCTTCCTGGACGTCCCCCCGCTGGACGGCGCCTTCGTCGTCAACCTCGGCGAGCTGCTGGAGGTCGCCACCGACGGCTACCTCAAGGCCACCTCGCACCGGGTGGTCTCCCCGCCCGGGGCCCGCGAGCGGTTCTCCGTCCCGTTCTTCTACAACCCCCGGCTGGACGCCCACATCACCCCGCTCGACTTCCCGCACGCCCACCACGCCCCCGGCGTCACCCAGGACCCTTCGAATCCCCTGCACGCCGAGTTCGGCGTCAACGAACTGAAGGGCTACAGCCGGGCTCACCCCGAGGTCACCAGGCGTCACCACGCCGAGCTGCTCCCGCTGGGCTGA
- a CDS encoding putative leader peptide, whose protein sequence is MLLLVSRRHVDLLRVTSMSCRRSG, encoded by the coding sequence GTGCTCCTACTCGTCAGTCGTCGCCACGTGGACCTGCTCCGCGTCACGAGCATGTCCTGTCGACGCTCCGGCTGA
- a CDS encoding MerR family transcriptional regulator, with protein sequence MADGPRWTVEELADRAGVTVRTLRFYGAKGLLPPPELGARRVGWYGAEHLGRLELIEELQRQGLTLAAIERYLAQLPQDIGELDLAIHRALVASWTPESAEEADRAQVERRTGRALSDADLDSLAAMGALHRTADPDVFKVDPGLLPLGVRVLDVPIPLETLLAARAVVRLHSRATAHDLHRLFRDTVWRPYRESDPPPGELERMRELTDRIQPMVLQALVTAFQRSLAEELARPAE encoded by the coding sequence TTGGCGGACGGGCCGCGGTGGACGGTGGAGGAACTGGCGGACCGGGCCGGGGTGACGGTGCGCACGCTGCGGTTCTACGGCGCCAAGGGGCTGCTGCCGCCGCCGGAGCTGGGGGCGCGCCGGGTGGGCTGGTACGGGGCGGAGCACCTGGGGCGGCTGGAGCTGATCGAGGAGTTGCAGCGGCAGGGGCTGACGCTGGCCGCGATCGAACGCTACCTGGCCCAACTACCCCAGGACATCGGCGAGTTGGACTTGGCGATCCACCGGGCGCTGGTCGCCTCCTGGACCCCGGAGTCGGCCGAGGAGGCCGACCGGGCCCAGGTGGAGCGCCGCACCGGCCGGGCCCTGTCGGACGCGGACCTCGACTCGCTGGCGGCGATGGGCGCCCTGCACCGCACCGCCGACCCGGACGTGTTCAAGGTCGACCCGGGCCTGCTCCCGCTGGGCGTGCGGGTGCTGGACGTGCCGATCCCGCTGGAGACCCTGCTGGCCGCCCGCGCGGTGGTCCGCCTGCACAGCCGGGCCACCGCCCACGACCTGCACCGCCTGTTCCGCGACACCGTCTGGCGCCCGTACCGGGAGAGCGACCCGCCCCCCGGCGAACTGGAACGGATGCGGGAGCTGACCGACCGCATCCAGCCGATGGTGCTGCAGGCCCTGGTGACGGCGTTCCAGCGCTCCCTGGCCGAGGAGCTGGCCCGCCCGGCGGAGTGA